A genomic stretch from Pieris brassicae chromosome 9, ilPieBrab1.1, whole genome shotgun sequence includes:
- the LOC123714209 gene encoding DNA polymerase alpha catalytic subunit, with amino-acid sequence MKELINMGDSVAGQRAKRQKVDKHGRLSAFEKLKQLKGKGSKNKYDVDELENVYDTVDEKEYSDRVLQRQEEDWIEDDGTGYVEDGREIFDDDEIDDSYAMPDSKESGRGVKRKAKVAPPIGRGNIKNLLGAMPAKKKEDTKISDDNILSDIMSDLDGTAAATVKPKAQVNNLNSIDSSKKDAQNYFKSLTSAVKKSKPMIVLDDPPNVKQEIEKPVLELNGVSPKKSTWRIDKEIKKELEDSQMQNIEEFQTQDIDLGDDFSNDAISAVNIKEELPSSSNTITDVAEEFLNEDFDVFPVKKQSPKELKPLHTSWNEQVGDNNVVSIQSDGKLPLQSNKDGKKVLRFYWLDAWEDKFVKPGVVYLFGKVYVNPTNKKAGCVSCCLVVKNINRQMFLLPREYKLDPVTLEPTDEEVGIMDMYQEFNTSVATELGIKEFKSRKITKNYCFNIPDVPAQCDYLEVKYTASIPPPPNKKYLTFSHIFGANTSSLEIFLLERKIKGPCWLEIVEAESVGAKVSLCKLEASCDNMENINVIRSGEDLEPPPIIIAAINMRTVTDAKTNKTKILMISCLSHSSFPIHRPPPNPPFQQHFCVMTKCHELWPIDLKQKLPQYKATKLTKCDTERELLNFFMVQFWKLDPDLVIGHDLQGFQQDLLIGNILDLKIPNWSRLGRLNRSVAPQKRFAARDAFLGRLVCDIKISAMELIRARSFDLDTLCVNVLKMKEGDRIEVAPEDLPRYYENSDDLLKLITLTMQDASYILKIMCELNVLPLALQITQIAGNVMSRTLLGGRSERNEFLLLHAFTEKNYIVPDKVYGKKNTVEDENEEEAVNKKQGKKKAAYSGGLVLDPKKGFYDKLILVMDFNSLYPSIIQEFNVCFTTIKRRITTNTDDDVNNLILPAPNTEFGVLPTQIRKLVESRREVKKLMKAPDLPPEQYMQYNIRQTALKLTANSMYGCLGFAHSRFYAKPLAALVTMKGREILMDTKEIVQKLNYEVVYGDTDSLMINTNCLDYEQVFRIGNDLKREINKKYKQIELDIDGVFKYLLLLKKKKYAAVVVSRNKNGELVYAQEHKGLDIVRRDWSQLAAEAGKFILSQILSEQSADERLESIQNHLNKLKDDLMSNQIPLSLLTITKQLTKNPNEYADKHAQPHVQVALRLNSKNSRRFKKGDIVPYIICEDGTANSATQRAYHVEELKSCENLKIDYRYYLAHQLHPVISRICEPIEGMEPARVADCLGLDPSGYRQAKKENTETYEVENEQEKYRHCKEFTFVCVNESCKVENRIRDTLLKGDKDSVTFLEKCQNEKCELRPVDYMASVQNQLSLQIREYHNEYYAGWVSCEDPACGGRTVRLPQTFTAGYPVCRHCDKGLMFREYTEKDLYLQLNFFVYLFDLNKHTNAKTKVSTQVAAAFLVLKEMVENWLSHSAYSIISLTKLFRFFNVDTKVKIKSEPVEIDITPETEHIDALMEMGVY; translated from the exons ATGAAAGAACTAATTAACATGGGAGACTCTGTtg CTGGTCAAAGAGCAAAACGCCAAAAAGTTGATAAACATGGTCGCTTATCAGCTTTTGAAAAACTTAAGCAATTAAAGGGAAAAGGATCTAAGAATAAATACGATGTAGATGAATTAGAGAATGTGTATGATACTGTGGATGAAAAAGAGTATAGTGATCGCGTGTTACAAAGACAAGAGGAAGATTGGATTGAAGACG ACGGTACCGGCTATGTTGAGGATGGGCGTGAAAtatttgatgatgatgaaattGACGATTCGTATGCTATGCCTGACAGCAAAGAGAGTGGTAGAGGTGTTAAAAGAAAGGCTAAAGTTGCTCCCCCTATAGGAAGAGGAAATATTAAGAATCTTTTAGGAGCTATGCCAGCAAAGAAAAAAGAG gATACAAAAATATCTGATGACAATATACTGTCAGATATTATGTCTGATTTAGATGGCACTGCTGCAGCAACAGTAAAACCCAAAGCCCAAGTAAACAATTTGAATAGTATTGATTCCAGCAAAAAGGATGCacagaattattttaagtcaTTAACTTCTgcagtaaaaaaatctaaacctATGATAGTACTTGATGATCCACCTAATGTTAAACAGGAAATT GAAAAACCTGTGCTAGAATTAAATGGAGTTTCACCAAAAAAAAGTACTTGGAGAAtagataaagaaattaaaaaagaacttGAAGATTCACAAATGCAAAATATAGAGGAATTTCAAACACAAGACATTGATTTGGGTGATGATTTTAGTAATGATGCTATATCTGCTGTTAACATAAAAGAGGAACTACCTAGTTCATCTAATACTATCACAGATGTAGCTGAAGAATTTCTCAATGAGGATTTTGATGTATTCCCAGTAAAAAAGCAGTCACCTAAAGAATTAAAACCATTACATACATCATGGAATGAACAAGTTGGTGATAACAATGTTGTTTCCATTCAGTCAGATGGTAAATTGCCtctacaaagtaataaagatGGTAAAAAGGTGCTCAGGTTTTATTGGTTAGATGCCTGGGAGGATAAATTTGTTAAACCAGGTGTGGTGTACTTGTTTGGTAAAGTGTATGTGAATCCTACTAATAAGAAAGCCGGTTGTGTCTCATGCTGTTTAGTTGTAAAGAATATAAACCGACAAATGTTCCTGCTGCCTAGAGAATAt AAATTAGACCCAGTGACACTAGAGCCTACAGATGAGGAGGTTGGTATAATGGATATGTACCAAGAGTTTAACACTTCTGTGGCGACTGAGTTGGGTATAAAAGAGTTTAAGTCGAGAAAGATTACCaagaattattgttttaacataCCAGATGTGCCTGCACAGTGTGACTATCTCGAAGTCAAGTATACG gcTTCCATTCCACCACCGCCtaacaagaaatatcttaCATTCTCTCATATATTTGGAGCAAACACTTCATCGCTAGAGATTTTTCTTCTTGAAAGGAAGATAAAAGGTCCTTGTTGGCTTGAAATTGTTGAAGCTGAGAGTGTCGGAGCAAAGGTGTCATTATGCAAATTGGAAGCAAGTTGTGATAATatggaaaatattaatgttattaggAGTGGTGAGGATTTGGAACCTCCTCCTATTATTATTGCAGCT atAAATATGAGAACAGTGACTGatgcaaaaacaaataaaacaaaaatcttaatGATAAGCTGTTTATCGCATAGCAGCTTTCCAATACACAGGCCACCCCCTAATCCACCATTTCAACAACATTTTTGTG tAATGACAAAATGCCATGAGCTATGGCCAATTGATCTCAAACAAAAGCTGCCTCAGTACAAAGCGACAAAATTAACCAAATGTGACACAGAAAGAGAActattaaatttctttatgGTTCAGTTTTGGAAATTAGACCCCGATCTGGTCATCGGTCACGATCTGCAAGGATTCCAACAGGACCTCTTAATAGGAAACATTCTAGACCTAAAGATACCGAACTGGTCTCGTCTAGGCAGGCTCAATAGATCTGTGGCCCCACAGAAAAGATTCGCAGCCAGAGACGCCTTTCTGGGACGACTCgtttgcgatattaaaatctCAGCCATGGAACTAATTAGAGCGAGAAGTTTCGATCTAGATACACTGTGTGTCAATGTTCTGAAGATGAAAGAAGGCGACAGAATAGAAGTGGCTCCAGAAGACCTACCTCGGTACTATGAAAACAGCGACGATCTACTCAAACTCATCACGCTTACTATGCAAGATGCTTCATATATTCTAAAAATCATGTGCGAACTAAACGTTTTACCACTGGCCTTACAAATAACTCAAATTGCCGGTAACGTTATGTCTAGGACGCTGTTGGGGGGTCGGTCTGAGAGAAACGAGTTCTTGCTCCTGCACGCGTTCACCGAGAAGAACTATATCGTCCCTGATAAGGTTTACGGGAAGAAGAATACCGTCGAAGATGAAAATGAAGAGGAAGCAGTCAACAAGAAACAGGGAAAGAAAAAAGCGGCTTATTCTGGAGGATTGGTTCTTGATCCGAAAAAGGGCTTCTACGATAAACTTATTCTTGTAATGGATTTCAACTCTTTGTACCCAAGTATTATACAAGAGTTCAACGTGTGCTTCACGACTATTAAAAGAAGAATCACTACAAATACCGATGACGATGTAAACAATCTGATCCTACCTGCACCTAACACTGAATTCGGAGTTTTACCGACGCAAATCCGGAAACTCGTCGAGAGTAGGAGGGAAGTTAAAAAGTTAATGAAGGCCCCAGATTTGCCCCCAGAACAATACATGCAGTATAACATACGACAGACTGCCTTGAAACTGACTGCAAATTCTATGTACGGGTGTCTCGGATTCGCACATTCGAGGTTTTATGCCAAGCCGCTGGCCGCCCTCGTCACCATGAAGGGCAGAGAAATCCTCATGGATACCAAGGAAATCGTGCAAAAACTGAACTATGAGGTCGTCTACGGAGACACTGACAGTTTGATGATAAACACAAACTGCTTAGACTACGAACAAGTATTCAGAATCGGAAATGATCTGAAGCGGGAGATCAATAAAAAGTACAAACAGATCGAGTTGGATATCGATGGAGTTTTCAAATATCTCCTATTGTTGAAAAAGAAGAAATATGCCGCCGTAGTTGTgagtagaaataaaaatggagAATTGGTGTACGCTCAGGAACACAAAGGTTTGGATATCGTGAGACGAGACTGGTCTCAGTTGGCGGCCGAAGCGGGGAAGTTCATCCTTAGCCAGATCCTCTCCGAACAAAGTGCGGACGAAAGACTTGAGAGCATTCAGAATCATTTAAACAAGCTGAAAGATGACCTCATGAGCAATCAGATACCTCTATCGCTTCTAACAATAACGAAACAACTTACGAAAAACCCGAACGAATACGCCGACAAGCACGCTCAACCGCACGTACAGGTCGCCCTCAGACTAAATAGTAAAAACAGTCGCCGATTCAAAAAGGGAGACATTGTCCCTTACATCATATGCGAAGACGGAACCGCGAACTCGGCGACCCAAAGGGCGTACCACGTGGAGGAACTAAAAAGTTGTGAAAATCTCAAAATCGACTACAGATACTATTTAGCGCATCAGTTACATCCGGTCATATCACGTATTTGTGAGCCCATCGAGGGCATGGAGCCGGCGAGAGTGGCAGATTGCCTCGGCCTCGACCCGTCCGGATATCGTCAGGCGAAAAAAGAAAACACGGAGACGTACGAAGTCGAGAACGAGCAAGAGAAGTACCGGCATTGTAAGGAGTTCACCTTCGTTTGCGTCAATGAGAGTTGTAAAGTCGAGAATCGGATAAGGGATACGTTGCTCAAAGGGGATAAAGACAGTGTGACGTTTTTAGAGAAATGTCAAAACGAAAAGTGTGAATTACGACCGGTTGACTATATGGCGAGTGTGCAAAATCAGTTGAGTTTGCAAATACGGGAATATCACAACGAGTATTATGCAGGGTGGGTCTCGTGCGAGGATCCGGCGTGTGGCGGCCGAACAGTCCGTCTGCCGCAGACATTCACGGCCGGGTATCCGGTGTGCCGGCATTGTGACAAGGGCCTGATGTTTAGAGAATACACGGAGAAAGACCTGTATTTGCAACTTAACTTCTTTGTGTATCTCTTCGATTTGAACAAACATACTAACGcaa AAACGAAAGTATCAACGCAAGTTGCCGCCGCATTTTTGGTCTTAAAAGAAATGGTTGAAAACTGGCTTTCACATTCGGCTTACTCAATAATATCTCTAACAAAATTGTTCAGATTCTTCAACGTGGATACaaaagtcaaaattaaatcGGAACCTGTAGAAATTGATATCACCCCAGAAACAGAACACATTGATGCCTTGATGGAAATGGGCGTCTAttag
- the LOC123714550 gene encoding DNA replication licensing factor Mcm7 yields the protein MAMRDYTADRESFKNFFIDFCQTDEDGAKFFKYSEQLTKVAHREQTAFVVDLDDLHEMNEELCAAVLKNTRRYTNMVSDVVYEMLPDHKHREVEAKDALDVYIEHRIMLESRSHRIPGEMRDPRNRYPPELIRRFEVYFKDLTTSKSVPIRDVKAEHIGKLVTVRGIVTRCTEVKPLLIVATYSCSACGAETYQPVRSLQFTPPPACTADECRVNKTAGQLHLQTRGSRFQKFQEIKIQEHSDQVPVGHIPRQLAVYCRGETTRRAQPGDHVAVTGIFLPLLNSGFRQMIQGLLSDTYLEAHGVTCLNQADESELAEALTEEELAELAEDDLYSRMAKSLAPEIYGHEDVKKALLLLLVGGVDRRPNGMKIRGNINICLMGDPGVAKSQLLNYIDRLAPRSQYTTGRGSSGVGLTAAVLKDPFTGEMMLEGGALVLADQGVCCIDEFDKMADSDRTAIHEVMEQQTISIAKAGIMTCLNARVSILAAANPAYGRYNPKRTIEQNIQLPAALLSRFDLLWLIQDKPNRDKDLELAKHIAYVHQHSCQPPTEIRALSMRLVRRYIALTKRKQPTVPTHLTDYIVSSYVELRREARNSRDVTFTSARNLLAILRLSTALARLRLSDMVEKEDVSEAIRLVDMSKQSLTHVEDNVQRGISATDRIFAVVRELAGSNNTVKVADVIERCVDKGFKPDQVDACIEEYENLNVWQVNQVRTKITFM from the exons ATGGCTATGCGAGATTACACTGCCGATAGAG agtcatttaaaaatttctttattgactTTTGCCAGACAGACGAAGATGGagcaaagttttttaaatactctGAGCAGCTTACGAAAGTTGCTCATAGGGAACAG ACTGCCTTTGTGGTTGACTTGGATGATTTACACGAGATGAATGAAGAGTTATGTGCAGCTGTGCTCAAAAATACGAGGCGATATACTAACATGGTCTCAGACGTTGTTTATGAAATGCTACCTGACCACAAACACAGAGAG gtTGAAGCAAAAGATGCATTGGATGTATATATAGAGCATAGAATTATGTTAGAATCAAGAAGCCACAGGATTCCGGGAGAAATGCGAGACCCTAGAAACAGATACCCTCCTGAACTTATTAGACGATT TGAAGTGTATTTCAAAGATTTAACAACATCAAAATCAGTGCCCATCAGAGATGTAAAAGCTGAACACATTGGAAAACTAGTTACAGTCAGAG GAATAGTAACCCGTTGTACCGAAGTAAAGCCACTACTCATAGTAGCTACATACTCGTGCAGTGCCTGTGGAGCTGAGACATATCAACCAGTCCGCTCCCTACAGTTTACTCCGCCACCTGCCTGTACAGCAGATGAGTGTCGTGTTAATAAAACTGCTGGACAATTACACTTACAGACACGCGGTTCACGGTTCCAGAAGTTTCAAGAGATTAAGATACAGGAGCAT TCTGATCAAGTGCCAGTAGGCCACATACCTCGTCAATTAGCAGTGTACTGTCGCGGTGAGACCACGCGTCGCGCTCAACCAGGGGACCATGTAGCAGTTACGGGGATATTCCTGCCGCTGCTCAATTCTGGCTTCAGGCAAATGATCCAAGGGCTGCTATCTGATACCTATTTAGAGGCGCAT GGTGTAACATGTCTAAACCAAGCTGACGAAAGCGAACTGGCAGAAGCTTTAACCGAGGAGGAGTTAGCGGAGTTGGCGGAAGACGATCTCTATTCACGTATGGCGAAAAGTCTTGCGCCAGAAATATATGGCCACGAAGATGTTAAAAAGGCTTTGTTGCTGTTGCTGGTTGGGGGTGTTGATAG ACGTCCGAACGGTATGAAAATTCGTGGTAACATTAACATTTGTCTCATGGGAGACCCTGGAGTTGCCAAGTCGCAACTCCTCAACTACATAGATCGTCTGGCTCCTCGCTCCCAGTATACCACTGGCAGAGGGTCTTCAGGAGTCGGTCTTACCGCTGCCGTTTTAAAG GATCCCTTCACAGGTGAAATGATGCTGGAGGGTGGGGCATTAGTGTTAGCGGACCAGGGCGTGTGCTGTATCGATGAATTTGACAAAATGGCGGACAGCGACCGAACCGCTATACATGAGGTCATGGAACAGCAGACCATCAGTATTGCTAAg GCTGGTATAATGACCTGTCTAAACGCCCGGGTGTCGATCCTTGCGGCCGCCAACCCCGCATATGGGCGGTACAATCCAAAGCGCACCATCGAACAAAACATACAGCTGCCCGCGGCTTTGCTCTCCAGATTCGATCTGCTTTGGCTTATACAGGATAAACCTAatag AGACAAGGATTTAGAGCTAGCCAAGCATATAGCGTACGTGCACCAGCACTCGTGTCAGCCGCCGACTGAAATACGCGCTTTGTCGATGCGACTCGTCCGTCGGTACATCGCTCTCACTAAACGAAAACAGCCAACTGTGCCTACCCACCTCACTGAttatattgttt CGTCGTACGTCGAGTTACGTCGTGAGGCACGTAACAGCCGTGACGTCACGTTTACGTCAGCGAGGAACCTTCTAGCGATACTGCGATTGTCTACCGCACTTGCAAGACTTAG ATTATCAGACATGGTTGAGAAGGAGGACGTGTCGGAAGCCATTCGTCTCGTGGACATGTCCAAACAGTCTCTCACTCATGTTGAAGATAATGTGCaaag GGGTATAAGTGCAACGGATCGTATCTTCGCCGTGGTCCGTGAACTTGCCGGTTCCAATAACACTGTGAAGGTAGCCGACGTCATAGAACGCTGTGTGGACAAGGGATTCAAGCCAGATCAG gtGGACGCATGTATCGAAGAGTACGAGAACCTCAACGTATGGCAAGTGAACCAAGTGCGGACTAAGATTACTTTTATGTAG
- the LOC123714632 gene encoding programmed cell death protein 2-like, which translates to MAKKQEKVYLGYEEEIINDKNLTLLSYTVNKIGGLPDWPLPENFKIPSKCPICSLHRLLVVQCYAPLENSEYHRTLYVFACINSNCWNQSESWICLRGQIKDDSSKTSAVVAIPSVDTNLSWCKGSDDWDENDNGDSANGNVMNVDNISSPNIHRNSDDDDESNSYDLEAVEQALGNIHMCDAHNANLSPLQGAVGAIGVPMPAAELEGGDEPGLVTVETPTAPTSNIEVLLHQTAELPADLRSRLMYGPLQFVPKYIYVEEEWKKSSYNDEKITELLNKYTKESDLEANVNVERGSLGGEDEVYEEATPLHGDRLFHSFLSRLQDNPGQILRYSRGEPPLLGAPITLDSPSCPLICARCGANLICELQLLPGFAETLQVIPGNIRLSHLHFLSVLIFTCSQSCWQASDIYVPETVIIQPEVI; encoded by the exons atggCAAAGAAACAGGAAAAGGTGTATTTAGGATATGAAGaggaaattattaatgataaaaatttaacgcTTCTTAGttatacagttaataaaatcGGAGGTTTACCC gacTGGCCCTTACCAGAGAATTTTAAGATTCCTTCCAAATGTCCGATATGCAGTTTGCATAGGCTTTTAGTTGTTCAATGTTATGCTCCACTTGAGAACTCTGAATATCATCGAACCCTCTATGTGTTTGCCTGTATAAATTCCAATTGCTGGAACCAATCAGAAAG CTGGATTTGTCTTCGCGGCCAAATAAAAGATGACTCAAGTAAAACAAGTGCTGTTGTTGCCATACCTAGTGTAGACACTAATTTAAGCTGGTGTAAAGGCTCAGATGATTGGGATGAAAATGACAATGGAGATTCAGCTAATGGCAATGTAATGAATGTGGATAATATTTCAAGCCCAAACATTCACAG AAAttctgatgatgatgatgaaagtAATTCTTATGACTTAGAAGCCGTTGAACAAGCATTGGGAAACATACACATGTGTGATGCTCATAATGCAAATCTCTCTCCATTGCaag gaGCAGTAGGTGCTATAGGTGTCCCTATGCCAGCAGCAGAATTGGAAGGTGGAGATGAACCTGGCCTGGTCACAGTAGAAACCCCTACAGCCCCCACTAGCAATATTGAAGTGTTGTTACATCAG acagCTGAATTACCTGCTGACTTACGAAGTCGACTCATGTACGGCCCTCTACAATTTGTCCCAAAATATATCTATGTAGAAGAAGAATGGAAGAAGTCTTCTTATAATGATGAGAAAATCACTGAATTACTCAACAAATACACCAAAGAATCAG atttagaaGCAAATGTTAATGTAGAAAGAGGAAGCCTAGGAGGAGAAGATGAAGTGTATGAAGAAGCCACACCGCTTCACGGAGATAGACTCTTTCATTCCTTCTTATCGCGATTGCAAGATAACCCGGGACAGATACTTAG GTACAGTCGTGGCGAACCACCACTACTTGGAGCACCTATAACATTAGACAGCCCATCTTGTCCATTAATTTGTGCCAGATGTGGTGCCAATCTAATCTGTGAACTTCAACTATTGCCAGGATTTGCAGAAACGCTTCAAGTGATTCCCGGAAACATACGTCTATCCCATTTGCATTTCTTATCTGTGCTCATTTTCACTTGCTCTCAAAGTTGCTGGCAAGCCAGTGATATATATGTTCCGGAAACTGTTATAATTCAACCGGAAGTTATCTAA
- the LOC123713924 gene encoding uncharacterized protein LOC123713924, whose protein sequence is MSTTNLIKILFVLFLAEVTTITVKPCPTNKIAPHSRYPRYSQQSRTFGHIFSLFADENQENHGGLQDDAQNEPNECGDVEDYDENDLSTVTRNQKKRDKERLFFNPLGFLFGHSRHPTEAPTKRPVKSSYQPTRPPPGGYFGTNPYRPPMRFSPSDHLKPVQEYDQEPQILYKPGLVGAPLGHVVGVHQVKPRRQSLQNRDSKSLTTEPTKHQPKNPKPRNIQDTDVIRSFMDLIF, encoded by the exons ATGAGTActacaaacttaattaaaatcttattt GTGTTGTTTTTGGCTGAAGTGACAACAATAACAGTAAAACCATGCCCTACAAATAAAATAGCCCCACATAGCCGATATCCAAGATATAGTCAGCAGTCCAGGACCTTTGGGCATATTTTCAGTTTATTTGCTGATGAAAATCAAGAAAATCATGGCGGATTGCAGGATGATGCACAGAATGAACCTAACGAATGCGGTGATGTCGAAGATTACGACGAGAATGATTTAAGTACAG TAACACGAAACCAAAAAAAGCGCGATAAGGAGCGATTGTTCTTCAATCCTTTGGGATTCCTTTTCGGACATAGTCGGCACCCAACAGAAGCTCCAACAAAGCGGCCAGTAAAGTCTTCTTATCAACCGACGAGACCTCCGCCTGGAGGCTACTTCGGCACTAACCCCTATAGACCCCCAATGCGATTTAGTCCATCCG ATCACCTGAAGCCTGTTCAAGAGTATGATCAAGAGCCGCAAATTCTATACAAGCCCGGTTTGGTTGGAGCTCCCCTTGGTCATGTTGTGGGTGTACACCAAGTAAAGCCCAGAAGGCAATCGTTACAAAACAGAGACTCCAAAAGCCTTACCACTGAACCAACCAAACATCAACCTAAAAACCCAAAACCAAGGAACATTCAGGACACTGATGTAATTCGTTCCTTTATGgatctaatattttaa